In one Lentimicrobium sp. L6 genomic region, the following are encoded:
- a CDS encoding response regulator, whose translation MKDAEQIRILLVDDDEIDIMAFKRALKKAEISHSITSFTYAKEALIHLTEHKTNYDCIFIDYLLPGVDGLQLLRQINELDISIPVSVITSHGDEKLAVEIMKEGAFDYFPKSEVRAEQLRKKINSILQYNEIQNEKSQVEKSLQKHKLFLQGITQSSPNIIYIFNMEQREFTYANRNILNDLGFEISEDEVSGYQSIIEQMNKEDAQAAFKYMQEIAENPDYQNSELEFRLKNSKGDWVWFFNKDSIFSRHKNGHVKEIIGTTINISNLKKVEEESANAKEVAEKALEIKAEFLSNMSHEIRTPMNAIIGLTDIVLQEPLTELVKDNLKTIKHSADNLLVVINDILDFSKIEAGKVKIEKTSFNFIYQLEHIEKTMIFKAQQKHLDFNLIIDSDIPEFLLGDPFRLNQIILNLCSNSIKFTDKGHVDIKVKLNRKVGDQVSIHFSVEDSGIGISEDRQKEIFESFTQADVNITRQFGGTGLGLSITKQLIQLMGGQIQLTSELEKGSKFFFDLDFTISKSATKEFDAINYSEKCLAGLNILVFEDNLINQKVISQILLKWGCKFQLADNGLIGIGKMAKESFDIVLMDLQMPVMDGYETTKRIRQGNAGINNIRIPIIALTADAFPETKKKVVDQGMNDLVSKPFKKEVLNHKLYKMAMKHCPEQLSYNQLD comes from the coding sequence ATGAAAGACGCCGAACAAATAAGAATATTATTGGTAGACGATGATGAGATTGATATTATGGCTTTTAAGAGAGCACTTAAAAAAGCTGAAATTTCACATTCCATCACCTCCTTTACTTATGCCAAAGAAGCCCTAATTCACCTTACTGAGCATAAAACAAACTATGATTGTATCTTCATTGATTACCTATTACCAGGTGTTGATGGCTTACAATTACTAAGACAAATAAATGAATTAGACATATCTATTCCTGTAAGCGTAATCACCTCCCACGGAGATGAAAAACTAGCTGTGGAGATAATGAAGGAAGGCGCTTTTGACTATTTCCCAAAGTCAGAGGTGAGAGCTGAGCAATTGAGGAAAAAAATTAATTCAATATTGCAATATAATGAAATCCAAAATGAAAAATCACAAGTAGAGAAATCACTACAAAAGCACAAACTATTTCTCCAAGGCATTACCCAGTCCTCTCCTAACATCATCTATATTTTTAATATGGAACAAAGAGAATTCACCTATGCCAATAGAAATATTTTAAATGACTTGGGTTTTGAAATTTCTGAGGATGAGGTTTCAGGCTATCAATCTATTATTGAGCAAATGAATAAAGAAGATGCTCAAGCTGCTTTTAAATATATGCAGGAAATTGCTGAAAATCCCGATTATCAAAATTCCGAACTGGAGTTCAGATTGAAGAATTCCAAAGGAGACTGGGTTTGGTTTTTCAATAAAGATTCTATTTTCAGTAGACATAAAAATGGACATGTAAAAGAAATTATTGGAACAACTATTAATATCTCTAATCTCAAGAAAGTAGAAGAAGAATCTGCCAATGCCAAAGAAGTAGCCGAAAAAGCTTTGGAAATTAAAGCAGAGTTCCTCTCTAATATGAGTCATGAGATCAGAACTCCAATGAATGCGATTATTGGCTTAACCGACATCGTTTTGCAAGAGCCTCTAACTGAGTTAGTGAAAGATAATTTAAAAACCATAAAACATTCTGCCGATAATTTATTGGTTGTAATCAATGACATTTTAGACTTTTCTAAAATTGAAGCTGGAAAAGTAAAAATTGAGAAAACGAGCTTTAACTTTATCTATCAATTGGAGCATATTGAAAAGACCATGATTTTCAAAGCCCAACAGAAGCATTTAGACTTTAATTTAATTATTGATAGTGATATTCCTGAGTTTTTATTGGGTGACCCATTTCGCCTAAATCAAATCATCCTGAACCTTTGCAGCAATTCCATAAAATTCACCGACAAAGGTCATGTGGATATTAAAGTGAAATTAAACAGAAAAGTGGGAGACCAAGTCAGTATTCACTTTTCTGTTGAGGACTCTGGAATTGGAATTTCGGAGGATCGCCAAAAAGAAATTTTCGAGAGCTTTACACAAGCCGACGTTAATATCACCAGACAATTCGGAGGCACAGGTTTGGGACTTTCCATCACTAAACAGCTCATCCAGCTTATGGGAGGCCAAATACAGTTAACGAGTGAATTAGAAAAAGGATCTAAATTTTTCTTCGATTTGGATTTCACCATCAGCAAGTCAGCCACAAAAGAATTTGATGCCATCAACTATTCAGAAAAATGTTTAGCAGGTTTAAACATTCTGGTTTTTGAAGATAACCTGATCAATCAAAAAGTAATATCTCAAATTCTACTGAAATGGGGTTGTAAATTTCAATTGGCTGATAATGGTTTGATTGGAATCGGTAAAATGGCCAAAGAATCCTTTGATATAGTTTTGATGGATTTACAAATGCCAGTAATGGATGGTTATGAAACCACCAAAAGAATAAGGCAAGGTAATGCCGGAATCAACAATATCAGAATTCCAATCATTGCGCTAACTGCTGATGCTTTTCCCGAAACAAAAAAGAAAGTGGTTGACCAAGGCATGAATGATTTGGTGAGTAAGCCTTTTAAAAAAGAGGTGCTTAATCATAAACTATATAAAATGGCTATGAAACATTGTCCTGAGCAATTGTCTTATAACCAATTGGATTGA
- a CDS encoding response regulator yields MTDTIINILLIEDDEVDIMNVKRAFKKNNIENPLYIAHDGVEALEKLRGTHEQKIHFPRIILLDLNMPRMGGLEFLEEMRKDEKLKTISVFIMTTSNEESDKLKAFNLNVAGYILKPLSMNQFIHAVSTLKSYWKLCEFPPN; encoded by the coding sequence ATGACAGATACAATTATTAACATCCTACTTATAGAAGATGATGAAGTGGACATCATGAATGTGAAAAGAGCATTCAAAAAAAACAATATTGAGAATCCACTATACATAGCCCACGATGGAGTGGAAGCATTAGAAAAACTCAGGGGAACCCACGAACAAAAAATCCATTTTCCTCGCATTATCCTACTAGATTTAAATATGCCACGTATGGGAGGATTAGAGTTTCTAGAGGAAATGCGAAAAGACGAGAAGCTTAAAACCATCTCCGTTTTTATTATGACTACCAGTAATGAGGAAAGTGATAAACTAAAAGCCTTTAACCTAAATGTTGCAGGCTATATACTTAAACCTCTTTCAATGAATCAGTTTATCCACGCTGTCTCCACTTTAAAGAGTTATTGGAAGCTTTGCGAATTCCCACCAAATTAA
- a CDS encoding ATP-binding protein, with translation MSADLNESGLLDDFIEAVNTAYKNFDSDYQQLERTLEISAKESFKELSDFKNAISKTSMVFITDFHGVITFANDNFIEAIGYDKSELFGQRNQKFNSNYHGSVFYDEMAKTVINGNVWKGEIRDITKDGKYFWTDTTIVPFLNSAGKPTKYITFKIDISKIKDAEQETMAYAKNLEKINKELDQFAYVVSHDLKAPLRAINNLSEWIEEDMEEAMDEDTKNNMNLLRSRVTRMEGLINGILEYSRVGRIKAKISHVELNRFFHELKEANQTKKHIEFDIPQNMPTIHTERVTLYQVLQNFISNAIKYNISESIKVKIRFEINPPFYYFSVTDNGPGIAEEYLEKIFVIFQTLQARDKIESTGVGLAIVKKIVEDKGGEITVNSEIGKGSTFKFSWPIIIKNEIF, from the coding sequence TTGTCAGCAGATCTGAATGAATCAGGTCTGCTCGATGATTTTATTGAAGCAGTAAATACCGCCTATAAAAATTTTGATTCAGATTATCAGCAATTAGAACGAACCTTAGAAATTAGTGCTAAAGAATCCTTTAAAGAATTAAGCGATTTCAAAAATGCTATTAGCAAAACATCTATGGTTTTTATTACCGATTTTCACGGAGTCATCACCTTTGCAAATGATAACTTTATTGAAGCTATAGGATATGATAAGAGTGAATTATTTGGCCAAAGAAATCAGAAGTTCAATAGCAATTATCATGGCTCTGTATTTTATGACGAAATGGCTAAAACCGTTATTAACGGGAATGTTTGGAAAGGTGAAATTAGAGATATTACAAAAGACGGTAAATACTTTTGGACAGATACCACCATTGTTCCATTTTTAAATTCAGCTGGTAAACCCACAAAATATATCACCTTTAAAATTGATATTTCAAAGATTAAAGATGCTGAACAAGAAACCATGGCTTATGCTAAAAACCTGGAGAAAATCAACAAAGAATTAGACCAATTTGCCTATGTGGTTTCACACGATCTAAAAGCACCTTTACGTGCCATTAATAATCTTTCGGAATGGATTGAAGAAGACATGGAAGAGGCCATGGATGAAGATACGAAGAACAACATGAACTTATTACGCTCGCGTGTTACAAGAATGGAAGGCCTTATTAATGGAATACTAGAATACAGCCGGGTGGGTAGGATCAAAGCAAAAATTTCACATGTAGAACTCAATCGGTTTTTCCATGAATTAAAAGAAGCCAACCAAACCAAGAAACATATTGAATTTGACATTCCTCAGAATATGCCAACCATTCATACTGAGCGGGTCACTTTATATCAAGTCCTACAAAACTTCATTAGCAATGCCATCAAATACAACATCAGCGAATCGATTAAAGTAAAAATTAGATTTGAAATCAATCCTCCATTTTACTATTTTAGTGTAACAGATAATGGCCCCGGAATAGCTGAAGAGTATTTGGAGAAAATATTTGTTATTTTCCAAACACTCCAAGCCCGTGATAAAATTGAAAGCACCGGTGTAGGCTTAGCCATAGTAAAGAAGATAGTTGAAGACAAAGGTGGAGAAATTACTGTAAACAGTGAAATTGGGAAAGGAAGTACTTTCAAATTTAGCTGGCCCATTATTATAAAAAACGAAATATTTTAA
- a CDS encoding FIST signal transduction protein, which translates to MKTQQFIYFPRQEAKCNIQKFNFYPDLILIFASRSMFADTPLVNMLKKAYPKAIITGCSTSGEINGVNVNDNSLTATAIKFDKTKLKYSEVNIGDFKSSAEAGTHLVQGLVAEDLKHVFVLSEGLQVNGTELVNGVRAGLPEGINTTGGLAGDGALFEKTVVVSNSGEVKSGLITAIGFYGKDIQIGYGSLGGWDSFGIERSVTKSDGNILYEIDNLPALELYKSFLGEKAKDLPASGLLFPLSMRTEAGAEPVVRTILAVDEEKQSLTFAGDIPEGSFIKLMKANIDRLINGAENAAEVSVNPLTDKTAQLAILISCVGRKLVLKQMVEEEVEAVQEVVGENAILTGFYSYGEMAPFLEGAKCELHNQTMTITTFAE; encoded by the coding sequence ATGAAGACTCAACAATTTATTTACTTCCCACGACAAGAAGCCAAATGCAATATTCAAAAATTTAATTTCTACCCTGATCTGATTTTAATCTTTGCCAGTAGGTCCATGTTTGCTGATACTCCATTGGTGAATATGCTCAAAAAAGCTTATCCAAAAGCTATCATCACTGGTTGTAGCACTAGTGGTGAAATTAATGGAGTCAATGTAAATGACAATAGTCTGACTGCAACTGCAATTAAATTTGATAAAACAAAACTAAAATATAGCGAGGTAAATATTGGCGACTTCAAGAGTTCTGCTGAGGCTGGCACCCATTTAGTTCAAGGACTAGTAGCCGAAGACTTGAAGCATGTATTTGTATTATCTGAAGGTTTGCAAGTAAACGGGACAGAATTAGTAAATGGAGTAAGAGCCGGATTACCAGAAGGCATAAATACCACAGGAGGCTTGGCTGGAGATGGTGCTTTATTTGAAAAAACTGTAGTGGTTTCAAATTCCGGTGAAGTTAAAAGCGGTCTGATTACTGCCATCGGATTTTATGGGAAAGACATTCAAATAGGTTATGGAAGCCTCGGGGGCTGGGATAGCTTTGGAATCGAACGTTCAGTGACCAAATCGGATGGAAATATTTTATACGAAATTGACAATCTTCCAGCTTTAGAGTTATACAAATCTTTCTTAGGTGAAAAAGCGAAAGACTTACCTGCTTCTGGCCTACTCTTTCCACTCAGCATGCGAACTGAGGCTGGGGCTGAGCCTGTTGTAAGAACCATACTTGCCGTTGATGAAGAAAAACAAAGTCTGACTTTTGCTGGTGATATTCCTGAAGGATCCTTTATTAAACTAATGAAAGCCAATATTGACAGACTCATCAATGGTGCAGAAAATGCTGCTGAGGTGAGCGTAAATCCATTGACTGATAAAACAGCACAATTGGCTATATTAATTAGTTGTGTTGGGCGAAAACTTGTTCTTAAGCAAATGGTAGAAGAAGAAGTAGAAGCTGTTCAAGAAGTAGTTGGCGAAAACGCCATCCTCACAGGTTTTTATTCCTATGGAGAAATGGCCCCTTTCCTCGAAGGTGCAAAATGTGAGCTTCACAACCAAACCATGACCATTACCACTTTTGCTGAATAG